Genomic window (Agrobacterium larrymoorei):
CTTTCGGCTGGAGCAACGAGCGCATTGCCGGGGCGATGAAGATTTCGCAGCCCACTTTGAGGAAGAATTATTTTCAGGTGCTTGGGCAGCGCTCGATTGCGCGTGATCAGATGGAGGCGGCTCGCGCACTGAAGCTTTGGGAGCTTGCCATGGGCGGCAATATCGGTGCGTTCAAGGAATTGTCCCGCGTCATCGAAAAGAACGACGCCATGGTGGCCCAGCGTGATTTTCGAGGCGACGACGCCGAAGAGCCGAAGCCCGATAAGGTCGGGAAAAAGGAACAGGCCCGCATTGCCGCAGAGGAGGCGGAACAGAGTGATGCCTGGGGTGACGATCTTCAATTCCGAGGCCGGATGAACTGATGGCGGCTCTCAGTTCGGCGGCGAAGGTGGAGCGTGATTGGTCTACTGCCTGCCCCGACTGGAAAGAGCGGATCACTCAACGCAAGCCACTGATACCCGACCTCCCGCTTTACAATCTGGAGGCGGAAAAAGCGCTTAGGGTTTTCAAGCGTCTTCGGGTGCCCGATGTCATCGGGCAACCCACCTATGGCGAAGCCTGCGACGAATGGGTTTTCGATCTCGTCAGGGCAATCTTTGGATCGTTCGATCTTGAAACGAAGCGGCGAATGATCCGTGAATTCTTCCTGTTGGTTCCCAAGAAGAACGGCAAGAGTTCCATAGCCGCTGCGATCATCGTTACTGCTGCCATCCTCAACATGAGGCCAGAGGCGGAATTGCTGCTGATCGCGCCGACGAAGAAGATTGCGGAGATCGCATTCCGGCAGGCGCTCGGCATCATCAAGCTCGACAAGCAGTTGACGGACCTCTTTCATCCGCAAGTGCATCAGAAGACGATCACGCACCGCACTTCCGGTGCCATCATCGTCATCAAGGCAGCGGAAGCGGACGTTATCACTGGTAGCAAAGCGACGTTCATCCTGATCGATGAATTGCACGTCTTTGCGCAGAAGCCGAAGGCTGCGGACCTCATGACGGAAATTCGCGGTTCGCTTGCCGCGCGTCCTGATGGCTTCCTGTTGATCATCACCACGCAATCGAAAGCGCCACCAGCGGGCGTCTTCAAATCCGAATTGGATATTGCCCGGCAGGTCCGCGACGGAAACCTGAAACGCTCGCTCCTGCCGGTTCTCTACGAGTTGCCTTTCGAGGTGGCGAATGACAACGGCTGGCGCGATCCGAAGACGTGGGGAATGGTCAATCCCAATCTTAACAGGTCGGTGGATGAAGCATTCCTTTTGGATGAACTTGCAGCCGCCGAGGAAAAGGGGCTGTCCGACCTTCTGCTTTTTGCGTCCCAGCACCTGAATGTCGAAGTGGGGCAATCTCTTGGGGGTTGGCGCGGTTCGCATTTCTGGAAGCCGCAGGCTTTGCCGAAGCTTGTCAGCCTCGAATACCTTCTTGAGCAATCCGAAGTGGCAACGGTCGGCATTGACGGCGGTGGCCTGGATGACCTTCTTGGGCTTGCTGTACTCGGGCGGCATAAACTCACGCAAGACTGGCTCTGCTGGGTTCATGCCTGGTGTCAAAGGGATGTTCTTAATCTGCGCAAGGACATCGCATCCAGCCTGACCGACGCTGAGAAAGAAGGGTCGCTCACGTTCTGCGACGATGCCACGGCAGATATCGTGGGCGTGGTGGAGATCTGCAAACGGGTTCGCGATGCAGGGCTTTTGCCGGACGAGTACGGTATCGGCCTCGATCCTCAAGGCGTGGGGGCAATGGTTGATGAACTGGCACGCTATGGCATTGGCCGACCGTTAGTCACGTCAGTGCCGCAGGGCTTCCGGTTGTCGTCGGCTGTATGGAGTCTTGAACGCAAGCTGAAAGATAGAACCTTCTGGCATGGCGGGCAGGGCTTGATGACGTTCTGTGTGGGTAACGCCAAGGCAGAGCAGCGCGGTAATGCAGTCCTGATCACAAAGGAAACGGCGGGCAAAGCGAAAATCGATCCACTTTGCGCGCTTTTCAACGCAATCAAATTGATGGAAGTCGGCCCGGTCGCTGCTGCCCCGGTCGCTTCGCCGTGGGATGACCCCGAATTTACAATGGTGGCCTGATGAGTTCCAAAAAGAAGAAGGAAAAGCGGGCTGCCTCATTGGAGTCGCAGTCTGTCCCCGTCAGCTCTGAGAACTTCATGGAGTTTTTCGGCGTCGGCGGAATGGGCGGCAGTTTGCCGTCAGTCACAATCGAGAGCGCCTTGAAAGTGCCTGCGGTACAGGCTGCAGTATTGTTTCTCAGTCGCACACTCGCCTCTCTTCCTTTGCATGTTTATCGGACGCAGAAGGAAGGTCCGGTTCGCCTAGGCGGTAAGTTGGCGGCTGTTATTGAGGAAAACCCAAACGACGAAATGGATACGTCAAAGTTTCGTCGTTACTTCTGGGAGCAAGTTTTCACCGGCGGGCGCGGCCTAGCCTGGATTGAGCGTAAGGGCGCAAGCCTGGAAGCCATCTGGCCAATTGATCCGGGGTCTTGTTCGGTTGTTCGTCGCGGTGGCAAACTTTTCTACAAGTTTGACGGCAAGGAATACCCTTCGTCAGACGTGATCGATATCCCGTTCATGCTGAAGCGGAACATGGTCAATCATCGTGGGCCGGTGGCGATGGCTGAAAAAGCCATTCAGCTTGCATTAGCGATGAATGACTATGCATCGAATTTCTTTGCAGGTGGGGGTGTTCCACCTCTGGCGCTGGAAGGTCCATTGCCTGCCAACGCCGACGCAATGAAACGAGCGCGTGGCGACGTGAAGAGGGCGGTTGACGCAGCAAGAAACGATAACTTGCCGCTCATTCAGCTTCCGGCTGGCTACAAGATCACGCAGGTTGGCTATGACCCCGAAAAGGGGCAAATGACCGAAGCTCGGCTCTATCAGGTGCAAGAGATTGCCCGCGCCTGGCAGATACCGCCAAACTTCCTTCAGGACCTTTCCCGCGCCACGTTTTCGAATGTGGAGCAAAACGACCTGCACCTGGTCAAACACATCATCAGTCAGTGGGCTATCGCTTTCGAGAGTGAGTGCAATCTGAAAATCTTCGGCAGGTTCTCAAACAACCGATACATCCGGCATAATCTAGACGGCCTGATGCGCGGCGATTATCTCAGCCGCCTTCGCGCTCTTGCTGCTGGTGTGAACGCCGCCCTTCTTACACCGAACGAGGCTCGCGAAATCGAGGGCCGTCCGAAGAACAGCGATCCCGCTGCTGACCGCCTACATATTCAAAGCGGGACGGTTCCCATCGGCACCAACAGTGCAGCGCTGGGCCATAACGGCGGTCCACCGCTTGATGACGATAACGACAACAAGCAGGTGGACCATGACAAGCAAGACTGAGCGCGAGACCCGCGCCCTGATCAGCCCGGTTGAAACCCGGTCTGACGGAAAGAAAATGACCGTCGCGGGATACGCTGCGGTCTTCGGGCAGGAAACCGACATTGCGCAAGAGTTCATAGAAATTATCGAGCCCGGCGCATTCACCCGATCATTAACCCGAAACGATGTGCTGGCACTCTACCAGCACAACCCCGGCCAAATCCTAGGAAGAAAGTCAAGCGGAACGCTTCGCATGAGCGAAGACTCCGAAGGGCTCTCGGTGGAAATCGACCTGCCCGACACGTCGCACGGTCGCGATGTGCGAGAGTTGATCACCCGTGGCGACATATCCGGCATGTCGTTCGGCTTCTGGGTGCCGGATACCTATTCCGAAAAATGGGATTTTACGGTTGAGCCGCCGCGCCGCCGCATCCTCAACGTCGAACTTTACGAAGTTTCCATCGTGGCAAACCCAGCCTACGCCGGAACCTCTGTCGCTCTGCGGTCGCGGGACTATGCCCGCGCCGCCTCTGAGACCCGATCCACTCTTCCGGCGCGACGCCTGCGGATGAAGCTCGGCATGGACCTCGCGCTGCGAAAGTAGCGCTGCCTTTTCCCTTCCCACATCACTGGAGATATTGATGTCGCAGAAATTGAAAGAACTGCGTGACAAGCAGGCGCGCATTGTAACGGAAGCTCGCGAACGCCTGGATGGCATCGCTGAGAATACGGAAGAAACCCGCGCAAAGGAACTTGAGGGCCAGCATGACGCCGCAATGGCGGAATACGACAGGCTGGAAGGCCTGATTAAAAGGGAAGAGAGCCTTGCTGCTCTCGAGAAGCGTGAGGACGAGCGCCGTGCCTCTATGCGGCCCCTGCGCGATACACCTGAATATCGTGCAGACGACGAACCGAAAGACGGGAAAATCGAGTATCGCAGCGTCTTTGCCAAGATCGTGTGCGGTGGCGATCCATCCGAGTTGACTACCGAGGAAAGGGCCGTCCTTCGCAACGGCGCTACGAAATTCGAAGCCCGCACGCAGGTTGCGGGTTCTGCGGCTGCTGGCGGATATACCGTTCCAAAAGAGCTTGCGAACGAGATCATCAAATCCCTGAAGGCATGGGGACCTCTTTACGACGAAAATATTTGTACAGTCATCACCACTCCGGGCGGCAACCCGATGACGGTCCCGACTGTCGATGATACTGGCAAGGAGGCCGCAGCTAAGGCGGAAGGCGATCCCATCGCCGACGATAACAGCGGCGATGTCGAGTTCGGTCAAAAGATGCTCGATGCGTTCGTGTACTCGACGCCATTCGTGAAGTGGTCATTCGAGCTCGATGCGGACTCGATCTTCAATATGGAGCAATTGCTCGGCGCGCTCATTGGCGAACGGCTGGGCCGCATCGGCAACCGTCAGCTCACCGTAGGAACGGGCAACTCCGCGCCGAACGGTGTGCTTACGGCTTCCAGCCTGGGCCTTACGACCGCGACCGCTTCGGCCTTCACTTGGGACAATGTGATGGACCTGGAGCATTCCATCGATCCGGCTTACCGCGCATCGCCGAAGTGCCGCTACATGTTCCATGACAAGACTTTGGTCATCGCCCGAAAGCTGAAGGACGGGCAGGGTAACTATCTCTGGCAGCAGGGCGATGTTCAGAAGGGTATTCCGACGAGCTTCAACGGTCGTCCGTACTCGATCAACCAGCATATGCCCGAGATCGCCGCCAACACGCGTTTCATGCTGTTCGGCGACTTCTCCAAATACTTTGTCCGAAAGGTCGGCGCGCCGGTCATCGGCGTCCTTCGTGAGCGCTTCTGGCCGCAGGTCGGTATTGCCGGTCTCATCCGTTTCGATGGCGAATTGGGCGACACCGCAGCCATCAAGCACATGAAGACTTCCGCATAATCTTCGGCTTTGCGGAGCGGGCGCGATTAGGCGCCCGCTAACAAAACCGATGGAGGCTACGACATGAAAATCAAGATACTTACAGGCTTGGCGGGTGCGGATTTTTCGTTTGCTCCCGGCGACACACCGGAATTTCCTGACAAGGAGGCGAAGCGCCTCATCAAGGCCGGTATCGCGGAAGAGTTCACGCCTGACGAGACGGAGGACAGCCTTAAGAAGCTGACCGGGGAAAATGCCAAGCTGCTCGAAGAGCTGGCCGTGATGAAAGCTCGCGCTGAAGCGGCGGAAGCTTCTCTCGCTCCACTTCAGGCGGAGCTTGCGGAGGCTAAAACCAGCGCCGAAACGAATGCTTCGGCTCTTGTGGCCTGCGATACCGATCGCGAGGACCTGCGCAAAAAGGTCGCCGATCTGACTGAGGCCTTGGCAAAATCAGGGGGCGCTTGATGTGGTACGCCGCGACATCGGAAGCGAAAGAGCCGAATGCGTTAGCGGTCGCTCTCGCGGAGGTAAAGGCGCGGCTGCTCATCAACCATGAGGACGACGACGACGACCTGACGGCGATGATCCGTGAGGCGACGGCGTATGTTGAGACCTATTGCAACATTCGCCTGCTGCCCCAAACATTGACCTGCGAATGCGACGGGTGGCGGGATTTTAGTCGGCTCCCCGATGGCCCTATTTCGGCGAACGCCGTTACGGTCATCAATTATGTTGACGGTTCTGGCGCTGCGCAGACGCTCAGCACTGACGCCTATCGCGTGTTGCATGACGGGCTTGAGGCGCAGATTGCTCCGAAGGCTGGAAAAGTCTGGCCTGTGGCTCATTATGCGGAGCGGATTAAGCTCACAATAGATGCTGGCTACGTCGATGCAGTCCCCTGCGAGGTTCGGGCTGCGATACTTCTGCGCGTTGCAACAAGTTATCAAAATCGAGAGAACGTGACCGCCGCGCCGTGGACCGAATTCGATTCTCTGCTTGTCAATTTTAGAAGGGGTGCGTGATGGCCCACGTGCGGTTTACAGAGAGCTTTGATTACCGCATCCCTGGTGCGGCTGGTGCTGCTACAACGGCCTACCCGGCAGGATGGGTTGGAACCGTGAAACGCGATTGTGCCAACAAGGCTATTGCAGCGAAAAAAGCCGTGGCGGTGAACCCGCCGCGTGGATCGGCGGCAGAGGTTGAATCCGATGGTTAAAGCCGGAAGCTTACGTGAGCGCGTCGTCCTCGAAAAGCGTGAGAAAACCGATGACGGCGCAGGTAACAAGCAATCTGATTTTCAGAAGCAATTCGAGCGACGAGCGGCATTTATCTATTCTCGCGGGTCGGAGGCGGTTAACGGCGACGGATTGACCGGTCAAGCGTCTTTTAAAGTTAAACTGCGCAAAGACAGTCAAACCACGTTGATCACGACCGCTTGGCAAGTGCGCGATGCACGGCGCGGGACGGTGTATGCTATCCGCGAAGCTGATGTGGTGACGCAGAATGATGCTGTCTTTCTGACGGTGGTTAGTGGGGTGGCGTCGTGAAAATCATCGGACTTGAAAAGATGCGTCGCCGCCTCGAGCGAATACCGGCAGAAATCCGCAAGCAGGCAAAAGCCGAACTGGTGTTGCAGGCCCGCGAGACCAACATGCTGCAAAGGTCGCTCGCTCCAAAAGACGATTTGACCCTTGCTGGCACAATTCGTTCTTCGGCGCTTCCAGATCCTCAGATCGGTGTCGTCATTCAGGCCGGTGGACCAGCGACGACGAAGCCGGTTCGGGACACTGAAAAAGGTAACTCGCCTGAATATGATTATGCGCTTGCGCAAGAGTTCGGAACGGAAGAGATGCCGCCAAATCCATTCTTCTATCCCGCGATCTATGCCACGAAAAAGAAGGCGAAGCGGCGAGTGCGGGCGGCGGTTCGGCGGGGGCTGAAGACGGCGGGGAAGACATGAGCGACCCCGGCCTTGCTATTCAAATCGCGCTTGTGGCGCGGATCGGTGCGCTATCGGCAGAGCTGGGTGGTCGTGTCTATGACGATGTTCCGCCTGAAGCAGACCGCGAAAGCGAGACTGGCGCGGCGTTCCCATACGTTTCTCTTGGTGACGGCGGACGCGTTCCAATTGATGAGGAATGTTTCGACCGCTCAACCACGACTTTCTACGTCAATGTTTGGTCACGGGCAGTCGGCTTTCCCGAAGTCAAGCGCATAGCCGGGGCGCTCAGCGACGGCTTGCACGAGAAACCCCTAGAAATTGAGGGGCATGTTCTCGACGGATTGCGTGTCGAGGGCGTGAGATACCTCCGCGAACCGGACGGCGTAACGCGTCGTGCGCGGCTTGAAGTCTCGGCCGATACCCAGCCGAAACCCTAACCCTTCCTCTTCATCATCCATCATTGGAGGTTCGTCATGGCGACGACTAAGAAACTATTGACGCAATTCGGCGACGGGGCGACGCCGGAAAATTTTGCCCATTCCTGCACGATCAACACCTCGCAGGATTTTACAATCGAGGCCACGACGACGGACGCGACGGAACCAAACTGCGCGGCACCAGATGCCCCTGGCTGGGTTCTTCGCTCGGTCGATACGCTTTCGGCCAGCATTAACGGCGCAGGCACAATGGACCCTGAAAGCTTCGCGAAATTGCGCGATAAGCAGCTGTCCGGCGAACCCATCAATACGCGCGTCTTGCTCGACCTACCGAAGGCCAAGGGCGGCGGCTGGTATGCTGGGCGTTTCATCATCACTTCACTGGGTATTGCAAAAGAAGGTAAGGGCTACGTGTCCAGTACCATCGCTTTGCAGTCTGACGGCGAAGTGAAGTGGGTTGCGGCGGCAAACTAATGGCGCAAACAATTCAGCTTCCCTTGGGCGGTAAGTTGCGCGACTTTCGCCTTGACCTCGGTGGACTGGAAGAGCTTCAGTCCGCCTGCGATGCCGGACCTGCCACCATCTTCGCGCGGCTTATGGCAGTGCAGCCGCAGGCCGCGAACACGAAGCGGCCGAACCCGGACAATTACGGTTCGGGTGTCGAAGACCCGGACTTTGTGGCTGACTTCAACACCTACGCGCTGTTGCGCGGGATTGGCGGAGACTGGCGCATTGCCGATGTCCGCGAAACGATCCGTCTCGGCCTGATCGGGGGCGGCATGACCCCCGGCGATGCGTTTGTGAACGTGTCGGTGTATGTCGATAACGTCGAGAAATTTCCCCTCACAGAGAATGTCGGATTAGCGGCTGCAATCTTGCATCACGCACTGACCGCGCCGAAGGGCGAAGAGGTGGGAAAGTTGGAGACCGGGAAAGTACAGACGTCGACCGTCTGATTTTCTCGGTCTTCTTCGGTCTCGGCGTCGTCATGGGTGTGACACCCAAAGACGTGCGCAGCATGATGCTATGGGAATTTGCCGCTTGCGCCGATGGCTTCGCAAAAGCCAACGGCGCGGAAGAGAAAGTTGAAGCCCCTAGCTATGAAGAGCATCTTGCGATGTTGCAGAAGCTCACCCATCGGTCGTGATGATCTCACGGCCGATGAGCAGAAGAACTACCCCTACTAGTGAGAGGACACCAAGCAGGACGAGCAAATCGAAGTTTGGAGTAAAATTATACTCCGGGCTTCCCGCAGCCTGTAGTCGCTTTTGAAAGGCGTTCAATTCCGGTTGATGCAAATAGTAGGCTGCTATCGGCGTAGGCGCGATAAACAAAATTGCGCCCAACTTGCCTAAGCCGGTCAACCTGTACCTCGATACGCGCATGTGTGTCCCCTCATTCACTTCCCGCTAAAATGCCTCGTAACAGGAAACATCATGGCCGTCGATATTGATGAGCTCCGCGCCGTCATGCGCATGGAGCTGAACCCGTTCATGCGGGATCTGCAGAAGGTCCATGGCGTGACCGCAAGAACCGCGAAGCTTGTGGAGTCTACCTGGCTTTCAACAAACAGGCGGCTAGACAATATCGGGCGTAACATGGCGGCAAGCATTGCCACGCCCTTGCTGGCTATTGGCGGCGCATTGTCGGTGGATTCCGTCGCGCATTATGCCGATGCCTGGACTGCCGCAAAGAACAGTCTGGCTGTGGCTGGCGTGGTCGGGGAAACACAAGTCGGCGTTCTCGATCAGCTTTACGAGGCCGCGCAAAAGAATGCCGCTCCGTTGACGGCGATGGCCGACTTGTTCGGCAAAGCTGCGCAGGCAAGCGACAATCTCGGCGCAAGCCAGGCCGATCTTTTGAAGTTCTCCGATGGTGTCGGCACGGCTTTGCGGGTAGCCGGCTCTTCCGCATCGCAAGCTTCCGGTTCTCTTACGCAGCTCGGGCAGTTGCTCGGGCAGGCCCGCGTACAGGCCGAAGAGTTCAATTCCATCAACGAAGGTGCGCGGCCGATCCTCATGGCGGTTGCGGCCGGACTGGACGAAGCGGGCGGCTCGGTCTCAAAACTGAAAGAGTTGGTCAACGACGGCAAGGTTTCAGGGCAACAGTTTTTCCAAGCCTTCCTGAAGGGTTTGCCCTCAATTGAAAAGATGGCTGCGAACGCCACGCAGACAATCGAGCAAGGCATGGTGAAGGTGAACAATGCCTTTACCAAATTCATCGGCCAGAGCGACGAAAGCTTAGGCGCGAGTGCGCGCCTGGTTGCCGGTCTCAATGCCCTTGCTGACAATTTCGACCAGGTCGCCGATGTCACGCTTAAAGTTGCTTCGATCATCGCGGGCGCGTTGGTCGGTCGTACCATCGCCGGTATGATCGCCAGCCTCGGCTTGGCGACTGCGGCCACGTTCCGTTTCATCGCGGCGCTTCGCGCGGCCGGGACAATGGCGGGGCTTGCTACGGCCATGGGTGGGCTAACGGCTGCTGCCGGTCCCATCGGCGCTGTCATCGGTGTGGCGGCCGTGGGGGCGCTCGCCCTATTCGCTTCCTCCTCGGATGAGGCGGGTGAGGGCGCAAGGCGGTTTTCTGAACGTCTTGCGAAGATGGGGGATGACGCTGAAGCTGCCGCAGAAAGAACGGAAGCGGCTACCGGGCGCATCAATCAGGTGCTTGTCAATGGCCTAACGCAGGAAGTGTCGTATGCTGCCAGCGAGATTACCGCCGCCACTGATGCCGTCATCGATCTCTTCGATCATCTGTTTGCGAACGTCGATAAAGACACGATCTCGGCCGATCAGTTGCGCCAACTTGAGGATTTGCGTGACGGGCTAAAGAACGGAAGCATCGCGGCGGAAGATGCAAAGCAAGCACTGTTTGCACTCGCCAATTCGAACCCGAATTTTCAGGCCGTTGCCAACGCATTTGCACCACTTCTCGACACGTTGGCAAAGGTGGTTTCGAAAGCTCAGGAAGCGCGTCACGCGCTCGCTGTGGCCAACGGTCAGACGATGTCTGAACAACAGCAAGCCGGTTATAAGCAATATGCCGCCTCACGTATGCAGGGTGAGGAGATGTTGCGGCTGGGCAAAGCCTATTCTGAAGAGGCGAAGCGCCAAAACGAATTGAGCAAGGAACAGCTCGCCACAGAAAAGGAAATCGCCAGCATCAAGAAAGACCTTGCTGAAAAAGGCGGTTTTCTTCCTGACGATC
Coding sequences:
- a CDS encoding AraC family transcriptional regulator, yielding MDQNFDLFGTPIPDGQGKRGRPSHIATLENINRVKMLLAFGWSNERIAGAMKISQPTLRKNYFQVLGQRSIARDQMEAARALKLWELAMGGNIGAFKELSRVIEKNDAMVAQRDFRGDDAEEPKPDKVGKKEQARIAAEEAEQSDAWGDDLQFRGRMN
- a CDS encoding terminase large subunit — translated: MAALSSAAKVERDWSTACPDWKERITQRKPLIPDLPLYNLEAEKALRVFKRLRVPDVIGQPTYGEACDEWVFDLVRAIFGSFDLETKRRMIREFFLLVPKKNGKSSIAAAIIVTAAILNMRPEAELLLIAPTKKIAEIAFRQALGIIKLDKQLTDLFHPQVHQKTITHRTSGAIIVIKAAEADVITGSKATFILIDELHVFAQKPKAADLMTEIRGSLAARPDGFLLIITTQSKAPPAGVFKSELDIARQVRDGNLKRSLLPVLYELPFEVANDNGWRDPKTWGMVNPNLNRSVDEAFLLDELAAAEEKGLSDLLLFASQHLNVEVGQSLGGWRGSHFWKPQALPKLVSLEYLLEQSEVATVGIDGGGLDDLLGLAVLGRHKLTQDWLCWVHAWCQRDVLNLRKDIASSLTDAEKEGSLTFCDDATADIVGVVEICKRVRDAGLLPDEYGIGLDPQGVGAMVDELARYGIGRPLVTSVPQGFRLSSAVWSLERKLKDRTFWHGGQGLMTFCVGNAKAEQRGNAVLITKETAGKAKIDPLCALFNAIKLMEVGPVAAAPVASPWDDPEFTMVA
- a CDS encoding phage portal protein; translation: MSSKKKKEKRAASLESQSVPVSSENFMEFFGVGGMGGSLPSVTIESALKVPAVQAAVLFLSRTLASLPLHVYRTQKEGPVRLGGKLAAVIEENPNDEMDTSKFRRYFWEQVFTGGRGLAWIERKGASLEAIWPIDPGSCSVVRRGGKLFYKFDGKEYPSSDVIDIPFMLKRNMVNHRGPVAMAEKAIQLALAMNDYASNFFAGGGVPPLALEGPLPANADAMKRARGDVKRAVDAARNDNLPLIQLPAGYKITQVGYDPEKGQMTEARLYQVQEIARAWQIPPNFLQDLSRATFSNVEQNDLHLVKHIISQWAIAFESECNLKIFGRFSNNRYIRHNLDGLMRGDYLSRLRALAAGVNAALLTPNEAREIEGRPKNSDPAADRLHIQSGTVPIGTNSAALGHNGGPPLDDDNDNKQVDHDKQD
- a CDS encoding HK97 family phage prohead protease, which gives rise to MTSKTERETRALISPVETRSDGKKMTVAGYAAVFGQETDIAQEFIEIIEPGAFTRSLTRNDVLALYQHNPGQILGRKSSGTLRMSEDSEGLSVEIDLPDTSHGRDVRELITRGDISGMSFGFWVPDTYSEKWDFTVEPPRRRILNVELYEVSIVANPAYAGTSVALRSRDYARAASETRSTLPARRLRMKLGMDLALRK
- a CDS encoding phage major capsid protein → MSQKLKELRDKQARIVTEARERLDGIAENTEETRAKELEGQHDAAMAEYDRLEGLIKREESLAALEKREDERRASMRPLRDTPEYRADDEPKDGKIEYRSVFAKIVCGGDPSELTTEERAVLRNGATKFEARTQVAGSAAAGGYTVPKELANEIIKSLKAWGPLYDENICTVITTPGGNPMTVPTVDDTGKEAAAKAEGDPIADDNSGDVEFGQKMLDAFVYSTPFVKWSFELDADSIFNMEQLLGALIGERLGRIGNRQLTVGTGNSAPNGVLTASSLGLTTATASAFTWDNVMDLEHSIDPAYRASPKCRYMFHDKTLVIARKLKDGQGNYLWQQGDVQKGIPTSFNGRPYSINQHMPEIAANTRFMLFGDFSKYFVRKVGAPVIGVLRERFWPQVGIAGLIRFDGELGDTAAIKHMKTSA
- a CDS encoding head-tail connector protein: MWYAATSEAKEPNALAVALAEVKARLLINHEDDDDDLTAMIREATAYVETYCNIRLLPQTLTCECDGWRDFSRLPDGPISANAVTVINYVDGSGAAQTLSTDAYRVLHDGLEAQIAPKAGKVWPVAHYAERIKLTIDAGYVDAVPCEVRAAILLRVATSYQNRENVTAAPWTEFDSLLVNFRRGA
- a CDS encoding head-tail adaptor protein; the protein is MVKAGSLRERVVLEKREKTDDGAGNKQSDFQKQFERRAAFIYSRGSEAVNGDGLTGQASFKVKLRKDSQTTLITTAWQVRDARRGTVYAIREADVVTQNDAVFLTVVSGVAS
- a CDS encoding HK97-gp10 family putative phage morphogenesis protein; translation: MKIIGLEKMRRRLERIPAEIRKQAKAELVLQARETNMLQRSLAPKDDLTLAGTIRSSALPDPQIGVVIQAGGPATTKPVRDTEKGNSPEYDYALAQEFGTEEMPPNPFFYPAIYATKKKAKRRVRAAVRRGLKTAGKT
- a CDS encoding DUF3168 domain-containing protein, yielding MSDPGLAIQIALVARIGALSAELGGRVYDDVPPEADRESETGAAFPYVSLGDGGRVPIDEECFDRSTTTFYVNVWSRAVGFPEVKRIAGALSDGLHEKPLEIEGHVLDGLRVEGVRYLREPDGVTRRARLEVSADTQPKP
- a CDS encoding phage tail tube protein; this encodes MATTKKLLTQFGDGATPENFAHSCTINTSQDFTIEATTTDATEPNCAAPDAPGWVLRSVDTLSASINGAGTMDPESFAKLRDKQLSGEPINTRVLLDLPKAKGGGWYAGRFIITSLGIAKEGKGYVSSTIALQSDGEVKWVAAAN
- a CDS encoding gene transfer agent family protein produces the protein MAQTIQLPLGGKLRDFRLDLGGLEELQSACDAGPATIFARLMAVQPQAANTKRPNPDNYGSGVEDPDFVADFNTYALLRGIGGDWRIADVRETIRLGLIGGGMTPGDAFVNVSVYVDNVEKFPLTENVGLAAAILHHALTAPKGEEVGKLETGKVQTSTV
- a CDS encoding tape measure protein, giving the protein MAVDIDELRAVMRMELNPFMRDLQKVHGVTARTAKLVESTWLSTNRRLDNIGRNMAASIATPLLAIGGALSVDSVAHYADAWTAAKNSLAVAGVVGETQVGVLDQLYEAAQKNAAPLTAMADLFGKAAQASDNLGASQADLLKFSDGVGTALRVAGSSASQASGSLTQLGQLLGQARVQAEEFNSINEGARPILMAVAAGLDEAGGSVSKLKELVNDGKVSGQQFFQAFLKGLPSIEKMAANATQTIEQGMVKVNNAFTKFIGQSDESLGASARLVAGLNALADNFDQVADVTLKVASIIAGALVGRTIAGMIASLGLATAATFRFIAALRAAGTMAGLATAMGGLTAAAGPIGAVIGVAAVGALALFASSSDEAGEGARRFSERLAKMGDDAEAAAERTEAATGRINQVLVNGLTQEVSYAASEITAATDAVIDLFDHLFANVDKDTISADQLRQLEDLRDGLKNGSIAAEDAKQALFALANSNPNFQAVANAFAPLLDTLAKVVSKAQEARHALAVANGQTMSEQQQAGYKQYAASRMQGEEMLRLGKAYSEEAKRQNELSKEQLATEKEIASIKKDLAEKGGFLPDDQIKALAAQNVAAAEGRSKSGGRSKGVKQTADSRFDADIQAIRDRTAALIEEQRIVGLSYQEQEKRRMALDLGQTALADLREEARRKGQTDLESIQLSAEQRAKIDEASDAYARQAEILRRVTEEQERADDAAREFYDGFKSSVIDAITGAKSLGDALKSLAKQFGSMLLSRGFDSLFQPSKGGTGGGLFGGLFSAIGSIFRATGGPVVKGQPYVVGEHRPEVFVPDSNGRIMPRVPTMPNLPSMAQMGGGGSIAIDARTTIQASGNADTDAKLMQYARERDAALPAQVLKIVKDAQKRRQI